From Polynucleobacter sp. JS-JIR-II-b4, a single genomic window includes:
- the rplW gene encoding 50S ribosomal protein L23, with translation MSQVRKNDHNLMRVLLGPVISEKATMVAEKNEQVVFQVARDANKSDVKQAVELLFKVQVDSVQIVNQKGKPKRYGRFEGRRDHTKKAYVSLKPGQEINFEAEAN, from the coding sequence ATGAGCCAAGTCCGTAAAAATGATCACAACCTAATGAGGGTTCTGCTTGGACCGGTTATCTCTGAAAAAGCCACTATGGTTGCAGAGAAAAACGAACAAGTAGTTTTCCAAGTAGCTCGCGACGCAAACAAGAGCGATGTAAAACAAGCAGTTGAATTGCTCTTCAAAGTGCAAGTTGACTCAGTTCAAATCGTGAATCAAAAGGGTAAGCCTAAGCGCTATGGCCGTTTTGAAGGTCGTCGTGACCACACTAAGAAGGCCTACGTAAGCTTGAAGCCAGGTCAAGAAATTAACTTTGAAGCGGAGGCGAATTAA
- the rpsL gene encoding 30S ribosomal protein S12 produces the protein MPTINQLIRKPRSRLIVKSKSPALENSPQRRGVCTRVYTTTPKKPNSALRKVAKVRLTNGFEVISYIGGEGHNLQEHSVVLIRGGRVKDLPGVRYHIVRGSLDLQGVKDRKQSRSKYGAKRAKKAA, from the coding sequence ATGCCAACAATTAATCAATTAATACGTAAGCCAAGATCCAGGCTGATCGTGAAAAGCAAGAGCCCTGCACTGGAAAACAGTCCGCAGCGCCGTGGTGTTTGTACACGTGTGTACACCACTACTCCTAAAAAGCCTAACTCTGCGCTTCGTAAAGTAGCCAAAGTTCGCTTAACCAATGGTTTTGAAGTGATTTCATACATTGGTGGTGAAGGCCATAACCTCCAGGAACACTCAGTAGTGTTGATTCGTGGCGGTCGTGTAAAGGATTTGCCAGGTGTTCGTTACCACATCGTTCGTGGCTCACTTGACTTGCAAGGTGTTAAAGACCGTAAGCAGTCACGTTCCAAGTACGGTGCTAAGCGCGCTAAGAAAGCTGCTTAA
- the rpsQ gene encoding 30S ribosomal protein S17, with amino-acid sequence MTELSKPLRRTLVGRVVSDKMQKTVTVLVERQVKHPVIGKYVGQSKKYHAHDEAGTYKMGDTVEIAESKPISRTKSWVVTRLVEASKGI; translated from the coding sequence ATGACAGAATTATCTAAACCCTTGCGCCGTACCCTCGTGGGACGCGTTGTTAGCGACAAAATGCAAAAAACTGTGACGGTGTTGGTTGAGCGTCAAGTTAAGCATCCAGTGATTGGTAAGTACGTTGGCCAGTCTAAAAAGTACCACGCTCATGACGAAGCTGGCACATACAAGATGGGTGATACCGTTGAAATTGCTGAATCTAAGCCAATTTCACGCACTAAATCTTGGGTTGTGACCCGTTTGGTTGAGGCTTCAAAGGGTATTTAA
- the rplP gene encoding 50S ribosomal protein L16 — MLQPKRRKYRKEQKGRNTGVATRGSSVAFGDFGLKAVGRGRLTARQIESARRAMTRHIKRGGRIWIRIFPDKPISQKPAEVRMGNGKGNPEYYVAEIQPGKVLYEMDGVDEQLAREAFKLAAAKLPLQTTFVIRHLG; from the coding sequence ATGCTACAACCAAAGCGTCGCAAGTATCGTAAGGAACAAAAAGGCCGTAACACTGGCGTGGCAACACGCGGTAGTTCTGTAGCCTTTGGTGACTTTGGATTGAAGGCCGTTGGCCGTGGTCGTTTGACTGCGCGTCAAATTGAGTCAGCACGTCGTGCAATGACTCGTCACATTAAACGTGGTGGCCGTATTTGGATTCGCATTTTCCCAGATAAGCCAATTTCACAAAAACCTGCTGAAGTACGTATGGGTAACGGTAAAGGTAATCCAGAGTACTACGTAGCTGAAATTCAACCAGGCAAAGTGCTCTACGAGATGGACGGTGTTGATGAGCAATTGGCGCGCGAAGCTTTCAAGCTTGCTGCTGCTAAGTTGCCTTTACAGACCACTTTCGTGATTCGCCACTTAGGTTGA
- the tuf gene encoding elongation factor Tu yields MAKEKFERTKPHVNVGTIGHVDHGKTTLTAAIATVLSKAFGGEAKAYDQIDAAPEEKARGITINTAHVEYETANRHYAHVDCPGHADYVKNMITGAAQMDGAILVCSAADGPMPQTREHILLARQVGVPYIVVFLNKCDMVDDAELLELVEMEVRELLSKYNFPGDDTPIIQGSAKLALEGDEGPLGKEAIMKLAEALDSYIPTPERAVDGAFLMPVEDVFSISGRGTVVTGRIERGIVKVGEEIEIIGIKPTLKTTCTGVEMFRKLLDQGQAGDNVGILLRGTKREEVERGQVLAKPGSITPHTHFTAEVYILGKDEGGRHTPFFNNYRPQFYFRTTDVTGSIELPKDKEMVMPGDNVTITVKLIAPIAMEEGLRFAIREGGRTVGAGVVAKILA; encoded by the coding sequence ATGGCAAAAGAAAAATTCGAGCGGACAAAACCGCACGTAAACGTAGGCACCATCGGTCACGTTGACCACGGTAAAACCACATTGACAGCAGCAATTGCAACCGTGCTTTCTAAAGCATTTGGTGGTGAAGCTAAAGCATACGATCAGATCGATGCTGCTCCTGAAGAAAAAGCACGCGGTATTACGATTAATACAGCGCACGTTGAGTACGAGACTGCAAATCGTCACTACGCTCACGTTGATTGCCCAGGACATGCTGACTACGTTAAGAACATGATTACTGGTGCTGCTCAGATGGACGGCGCTATTTTGGTTTGTTCTGCTGCTGACGGCCCAATGCCACAAACTCGTGAGCACATCCTCTTGGCACGCCAAGTTGGTGTTCCTTACATCGTGGTGTTCTTGAACAAGTGCGACATGGTTGATGACGCTGAATTGTTAGAACTCGTTGAAATGGAAGTTCGTGAGCTTTTATCTAAGTACAACTTCCCTGGCGATGACACACCAATCATTCAAGGTTCTGCTAAGTTAGCTCTTGAAGGCGACGAAGGCCCATTGGGTAAAGAAGCCATCATGAAATTGGCTGAAGCACTTGACTCATACATCCCAACTCCAGAGCGTGCTGTTGACGGCGCGTTCTTGATGCCAGTAGAAGACGTGTTCTCTATCTCCGGTCGCGGTACTGTAGTTACAGGTCGTATCGAGCGCGGTATCGTTAAAGTTGGTGAAGAGATCGAAATCATCGGTATCAAGCCAACACTCAAGACAACATGTACTGGTGTTGAAATGTTCCGCAAATTGCTCGACCAAGGTCAAGCAGGCGATAACGTTGGTATCTTGTTACGCGGTACAAAACGTGAAGAAGTTGAGCGCGGCCAAGTATTGGCTAAGCCAGGTTCAATCACCCCACATACTCACTTTACAGCCGAGGTTTATATCTTGGGTAAAGATGAAGGTGGTCGTCATACTCCATTCTTTAACAACTATCGTCCACAGTTTTACTTCCGTACAACGGACGTAACTGGTTCAATCGAGTTGCCAAAAGACAAAGAAATGGTAATGCCTGGTGATAACGTAACTATTACCGTAAAACTCATCGCTCCAATCGCGATGGAAGAAGGTTTACGTTTTGCGATCCGTGAAGGTGGCCGTACTGTTGGCGCCGGCGTGGTTGCAAAGATTTTGGCTTAA
- the rplB gene encoding 50S ribosomal protein L2, which translates to MPLMKTKPTSPGRRSMVKVVNPDLHKGKPFAALVEPQFQKAGRNNNGHITTRHKGGGHKHHYRVVDFKRNDKDGIPAKVERLEYDPNRSANIALIVFADGERRYILAAKGMTVGQALMSGSEAPIKSGNNLPIRNIPVGSTIHCVEIMPGKGAQVARSAGGSAVLLAREGVYAQVRLRSGEVRRVLIECRATIGEVGNEEHSLRQIGKAGANRWRGIRPTVRGVAMNPVDHPHGGGEGRTGEGRVPVSPWGTPTKGYRTRRNKRTTSMIVQRRQKR; encoded by the coding sequence ATGCCTTTGATGAAGACAAAACCGACCTCACCAGGTCGTCGTTCAATGGTCAAGGTGGTAAATCCTGACCTGCATAAAGGTAAACCTTTTGCAGCGTTAGTAGAGCCACAATTCCAAAAAGCCGGTCGTAACAATAATGGTCACATCACTACCCGTCATAAAGGTGGTGGTCATAAGCATCACTATCGTGTTGTTGATTTCAAACGCAACGACAAAGATGGCATTCCAGCTAAAGTAGAGCGCTTGGAATACGATCCAAACCGCAGTGCAAATATTGCATTGATCGTGTTTGCTGATGGTGAGCGTCGCTATATTCTTGCTGCAAAAGGTATGACTGTTGGTCAGGCGTTGATGAGTGGCTCTGAAGCCCCAATTAAGTCTGGTAACAACTTGCCAATTCGCAATATTCCAGTTGGTAGCACTATTCACTGTGTAGAAATCATGCCAGGCAAAGGTGCACAAGTTGCACGTTCAGCCGGTGGTTCAGCAGTATTGTTAGCTCGTGAAGGTGTATACGCTCAAGTGCGTTTGCGCTCCGGTGAAGTTCGCCGTGTTCTGATTGAGTGCCGCGCCACTATTGGTGAAGTTGGTAACGAAGAGCACAGCTTGCGTCAAATTGGTAAAGCAGGTGCAAATCGCTGGCGTGGTATTCGCCCAACCGTTCGCGGTGTGGCAATGAACCCAGTAGATCACCCACACGGTGGTGGTGAAGGTAGAACTGGCGAAGGCCGTGTACCTGTATCTCCATGGGGCACTCCAACCAAAGGTTATCGCACACGTCGCAATAAGCGTACAACTTCGATGATCGTTCAACGTCGTCAAAAACGTTAA
- the rpsJ gene encoding 30S ribosomal protein S10 — translation MQNQKIRIRLKAFDYRLIDQSAAEIVDTAKRTGAVVKGPVPLPTRIERFDILRSPHVNKTSRDQLEIRTHLRLMDIVDPTEKTVDALMKLDLPAGVDVEIKLQ, via the coding sequence ATGCAAAACCAAAAAATTCGTATTCGCCTTAAAGCATTTGATTACCGTTTAATCGACCAGTCTGCAGCTGAAATCGTTGATACAGCTAAGCGCACTGGTGCAGTTGTTAAGGGTCCAGTACCTTTGCCAACCCGTATTGAGCGTTTTGATATCTTGCGTTCACCACACGTGAACAAGACATCCCGTGATCAGTTAGAGATCCGCACCCATCTCCGTTTGATGGATATCGTTGATCCTACAGAGAAAACTGTAGATGCTTTGATGAAATTAGATCTCCCAGCAGGTGTGGACGTCGAAATTAAGTTGCAATAA
- the rpmC gene encoding 50S ribosomal protein L29, protein MKNTELASKDLNALNAELTELLKTGFKLRMQKGTQQLTNTSQLGKNKRDIARVKTFIAQKTAQK, encoded by the coding sequence ATGAAAAATACAGAATTAGCTTCAAAAGATCTGAATGCATTGAATGCAGAGTTAACCGAGTTGCTTAAGACCGGTTTCAAACTTCGCATGCAAAAAGGCACTCAGCAACTAACAAATACCAGCCAATTGGGTAAAAATAAGCGCGACATCGCTCGTGTGAAGACTTTTATCGCCCAAAAGACTGCACAGAAATAA
- the rpsG gene encoding 30S ribosomal protein S7 — MPRRREVPKREILPDPKFGNVEVAKFMNVLMLDGKKSVAERIVYGAFDHIEKKANKEPLEIFSTAMGNVKPMVEVKSRRVGGANYQVPVEVRPSRRSALAMRWLREAAKKRGEKSMAQRLANELLEAAEGRGGAMKKREEVHRMAEANKAFSHFRF; from the coding sequence ATGCCACGTCGTCGTGAAGTTCCCAAACGGGAAATTTTGCCGGATCCAAAATTCGGAAATGTAGAAGTAGCTAAATTCATGAACGTCCTCATGTTGGACGGCAAGAAATCGGTTGCAGAGCGTATCGTTTACGGTGCCTTTGATCACATCGAGAAAAAAGCAAACAAAGAACCACTCGAAATTTTTTCAACAGCCATGGGCAACGTTAAGCCAATGGTTGAGGTAAAGAGCCGTCGTGTTGGAGGTGCTAACTATCAGGTTCCTGTTGAAGTTCGCCCATCACGTCGTTCCGCTTTGGCAATGCGCTGGTTGCGTGAAGCCGCTAAGAAGCGTGGCGAAAAATCAATGGCTCAACGTCTAGCCAACGAATTATTAGAAGCTGCAGAAGGTCGCGGCGGAGCAATGAAGAAGCGTGAAGAAGTTCACCGTATGGCAGAAGCTAACAAAGCTTTCTCACATTTCCGCTTCTAA
- the rpsC gene encoding 30S ribosomal protein S3, with amino-acid sequence MGQKINPTGFRLAVTKNWTSRWYANNTDFAKMLKEDVDVRIYLKKKLKNASVSKVVIERPAKNARITIYSSRPGVVIGKKGEDIEVLRRELQKRMGVPVHVNIEEIRKPEVDAQLIADSITQQLEKRIMFRRAMKRAMQNAMRLGAQGIKIMSSGRLNGAEIARREWYREGRVPLHTLKADIDYATSEAETTYGIIGVKVWVYKGDTLGRGAEAQVAAPSAEPAAEEKKTRRAPSKTAARKPAAGTDKPLVAAKPAVKRVRKVETPAADTQKSGE; translated from the coding sequence ATGGGCCAAAAGATAAACCCAACCGGATTCCGACTCGCGGTAACGAAGAATTGGACATCACGTTGGTATGCAAACAATACTGACTTCGCAAAGATGCTGAAAGAGGACGTAGACGTTCGCATCTACCTCAAGAAGAAACTGAAGAATGCATCCGTAAGTAAAGTAGTTATCGAGCGTCCTGCAAAGAATGCACGTATCACTATCTACAGCTCACGTCCAGGCGTTGTAATCGGTAAAAAAGGCGAAGATATTGAAGTGCTCCGCCGCGAATTACAAAAACGTATGGGTGTCCCAGTTCACGTGAATATCGAAGAAATTCGTAAGCCTGAAGTTGACGCACAATTGATTGCTGACTCTATTACTCAACAGTTAGAGAAGCGCATCATGTTCCGCCGCGCAATGAAGCGTGCAATGCAAAACGCAATGCGTCTTGGCGCACAAGGCATCAAGATCATGTCATCAGGTCGTTTGAATGGTGCTGAGATTGCTCGTCGCGAATGGTACCGTGAAGGTCGCGTTCCACTTCATACATTGAAGGCGGATATTGATTACGCAACTTCCGAAGCTGAAACTACATACGGCATCATCGGTGTAAAAGTTTGGGTATACAAAGGCGACACATTGGGTCGTGGTGCTGAAGCTCAAGTAGCTGCTCCATCTGCTGAACCAGCTGCCGAAGAAAAGAAAACTCGTCGTGCTCCAAGCAAGACAGCTGCTCGTAAACCAGCTGCTGGCACAGACAAGCCATTAGTTGCTGCTAAACCAGCAGTAAAGCGTGTGCGTAAGGTTGAAACACCTGCCGCAGATACGCAGAAGTCAGGAGAGTAA
- the rplD gene encoding 50S ribosomal protein L4 — protein MELKLLQDNGTLGAGVQASPEVFEREYNEALVHQVVVAYQANARSGNRAQKDREQVKHTTKKPWRQKGTGRARAGMSSSPLWRGGGRIFPNSPEENFSQKVNKKMYRAGMRSILSQLAREGRLNVVDQFSLDAPKTKVLADKVKAMGLDSVLIIVDQVSENLYLASRNLHKVAVCEPQHADPLALVQYKKVLVSKAAIAKIEELLK, from the coding sequence ATGGAACTTAAGCTTCTCCAAGACAACGGTACTTTAGGTGCGGGCGTACAAGCTTCACCAGAAGTATTCGAACGTGAATATAACGAAGCCTTGGTACACCAAGTTGTTGTGGCTTACCAAGCAAATGCGCGTAGCGGTAACCGTGCACAAAAAGACCGTGAGCAAGTTAAGCACACAACCAAGAAACCTTGGCGTCAAAAAGGTACTGGTCGTGCACGTGCTGGTATGAGCTCTTCCCCGCTGTGGCGTGGAGGTGGTCGTATATTCCCGAATTCTCCAGAAGAGAATTTCAGCCAAAAAGTAAACAAGAAAATGTACCGCGCTGGTATGAGATCTATTTTGTCTCAGTTAGCTCGCGAAGGTCGTTTGAATGTTGTTGATCAATTTTCTCTTGACGCTCCAAAGACTAAAGTTTTAGCTGACAAAGTTAAAGCAATGGGCTTGGATTCAGTCTTGATTATTGTTGATCAGGTTAGCGAGAATTTGTACTTGGCATCACGTAACTTGCATAAAGTTGCTGTATGTGAGCCGCAGCACGCTGATCCATTAGCTTTGGTTCAATACAAAAAAGTATTGGTAAGCAAAGCTGCGATCGCAAAAATTGAGGAGTTGCTGAAATGA
- the rplC gene encoding 50S ribosomal protein L3 produces MSLGLIGRKVGMTRLFTDEGDSIPVTVIDVSDNRIAQIKTQATDGYDAIQLAHGTRRATRVTKAMAGHFAKAGVMAGNGLNEFQLDAAKIAEMTPGQVIPADTAFTAGQKVDVQGVSIGKGYAGTIKRYHFASGRASHGNSRSHNVPGSIGMAQDPGRVFPGKRMTGHLGDVTRTVQNLVIARIDSERNLIMVKGAIPGAPGGKVIVTPAVKTPLKKK; encoded by the coding sequence ATGAGCTTAGGCTTAATCGGCCGCAAGGTCGGCATGACCCGTCTATTTACGGACGAAGGGGATTCTATCCCTGTAACCGTAATTGACGTGAGCGACAACAGAATCGCTCAAATCAAGACCCAGGCAACTGATGGCTATGATGCTATCCAGTTGGCACATGGGACACGTAGAGCTACTCGCGTTACTAAAGCAATGGCTGGTCACTTCGCCAAAGCTGGTGTGATGGCTGGTAACGGTCTCAACGAATTCCAATTAGACGCAGCAAAAATCGCAGAGATGACACCAGGACAAGTAATTCCTGCTGACACTGCATTTACTGCTGGTCAAAAAGTGGACGTACAGGGTGTGTCTATCGGTAAGGGCTACGCAGGTACCATTAAGCGTTATCACTTCGCTTCTGGTCGTGCATCCCACGGCAACTCACGTTCACATAACGTACCAGGTTCTATCGGTATGGCGCAAGATCCAGGACGTGTTTTCCCTGGTAAGCGTATGACCGGTCACTTAGGTGACGTTACACGTACAGTTCAAAATTTAGTCATCGCACGCATTGATTCAGAACGTAATCTGATCATGGTTAAAGGCGCTATTCCAGGCGCCCCAGGCGGTAAAGTTATTGTTACTCCAGCGGTGAAAACACCGTTGAAGAAGAAATAA
- the rplV gene encoding 50S ribosomal protein L22, which produces MMEVKAIHKGARISAQKTRLVADQIRGLPIARALNILQFSPKKAAFIVKKVVESAVANAEHNKGADIDELKVSAIIVDKGTSLKRFTARAKGRGNQIEKQTCHISVTLSN; this is translated from the coding sequence ATGATGGAAGTTAAAGCTATTCACAAGGGTGCCCGCATTTCTGCGCAAAAGACACGTTTGGTCGCCGACCAAATTCGTGGTTTGCCGATTGCTCGCGCATTAAACATTTTGCAATTCAGCCCTAAGAAAGCTGCCTTCATTGTGAAAAAAGTTGTTGAGTCCGCAGTGGCCAACGCTGAACACAATAAAGGTGCTGACATTGATGAGCTCAAGGTTTCAGCAATTATTGTTGATAAAGGCACTTCATTGAAGCGCTTTACCGCACGCGCTAAGGGTCGTGGCAATCAAATTGAAAAACAAACTTGTCACATTAGCGTGACCTTGAGTAACTAA
- the fusA gene encoding elongation factor G, whose product MARKTPIDKYRNIGISAHIDAGKTTTTERVLFYTGVNHKIGEVHDGAATMDWMEQEQERGITITSAATTTFWKGMAGNFPEHRINIIDTPGHVDFTIEVERSMRVLDGACMVYCAVGGVQPQSETVWRQANKYQVPRLAFVNKMDRTGANFFKVYDQMRTRLKANPILIQIPIGAEENFKGVVDLVKMKAIYWDEASQGTKFTYEEIPAELQASAEEWREKMLEAAAESSEELMEKYLGGEGLTEEEIKAALRQRTIANEIVPMLCGTAFKNKGVQAMLDAVVELLPSPLDVPPVPCELEDGTPTTREASDSAKFSALAFKIMTDPFVGQLIFFRVYSGVMKSGDTIYNPIKGKKERVGRLLQMHANEREEIKEVFAGDIAAAVGLKDATTGETLCDPDSIVILERMVFPEPVISQAVEPKTKADQEKMGLALNRLAQEDPSFRVKTDEESGQTIISGMGELHLEILVDRMKREFGVEATVGKPQVAYRETIRKVCEEIEGKFVKQSGGRGQYGHVVLKLEPQAPGKGFEFVDAIKGGVVPREYIPAVEKGIIETLNSGILAGYPVVDIKATLFFGSYHDVDSNENAFKMAGSMAFKDGMRKASPVLLEPMMAVEVETPEDFMGNVMGDLSSRRGILQGMDDIPGGGKIVRAEVPLAEMFGYSTGLRSLTQGRATYTMEFKHYSEAPKNVAEAVMAAKAK is encoded by the coding sequence GTGGCACGTAAAACCCCTATCGACAAATACCGCAATATCGGTATTTCTGCGCACATTGACGCAGGTAAGACAACAACTACAGAACGCGTTTTGTTCTACACCGGTGTTAATCACAAAATCGGTGAAGTGCATGATGGCGCTGCAACCATGGACTGGATGGAGCAAGAGCAAGAGCGTGGCATCACGATTACTTCTGCTGCTACTACAACGTTCTGGAAAGGCATGGCTGGTAATTTTCCAGAGCACCGTATCAATATTATTGATACCCCAGGACACGTAGACTTCACTATTGAAGTTGAGCGTTCAATGCGCGTGTTGGATGGTGCTTGCATGGTTTACTGCGCGGTAGGTGGTGTACAGCCACAATCTGAAACTGTTTGGCGTCAAGCTAACAAGTATCAAGTTCCACGTTTAGCATTCGTAAACAAGATGGACCGTACTGGTGCGAACTTCTTCAAGGTCTACGACCAAATGAGAACTCGCCTTAAAGCGAATCCAATCTTGATTCAAATTCCAATCGGCGCTGAAGAAAACTTCAAAGGTGTTGTGGATTTGGTGAAGATGAAGGCCATCTATTGGGATGAGGCTTCACAGGGTACTAAATTTACTTACGAAGAGATTCCTGCTGAATTGCAAGCTTCTGCTGAAGAGTGGCGCGAGAAGATGCTCGAAGCTGCTGCTGAAAGCTCAGAAGAGTTGATGGAAAAATACCTCGGCGGCGAAGGCTTGACCGAAGAAGAAATCAAAGCAGCATTGCGTCAACGTACTATCGCTAACGAAATCGTTCCAATGTTGTGCGGAACAGCTTTCAAAAACAAAGGCGTTCAGGCGATGTTGGATGCTGTAGTTGAATTGTTGCCTTCACCATTGGACGTTCCACCAGTTCCATGTGAATTGGAAGATGGCACTCCTACAACACGTGAAGCGTCTGATAGCGCGAAGTTCTCTGCGTTGGCATTTAAGATCATGACTGACCCATTCGTTGGTCAGCTCATCTTCTTCCGTGTTTACTCCGGCGTGATGAAATCTGGCGACACAATCTACAACCCAATTAAGGGTAAGAAAGAGCGTGTTGGTCGTTTGTTACAGATGCATGCAAACGAACGTGAAGAAATTAAAGAAGTATTTGCTGGCGATATCGCAGCTGCAGTTGGTCTGAAAGACGCAACTACAGGCGAAACATTGTGTGATCCAGATAGCATCGTTATTTTGGAGCGCATGGTATTCCCAGAGCCAGTGATCTCTCAAGCTGTTGAGCCAAAGACAAAAGCTGACCAAGAAAAAATGGGTCTTGCTTTGAATCGTTTGGCACAAGAAGATCCTTCTTTCCGTGTGAAGACTGATGAAGAATCAGGCCAAACTATTATTTCTGGTATGGGCGAGCTCCACTTGGAAATTTTGGTTGACCGTATGAAGCGTGAATTCGGTGTTGAAGCAACTGTTGGTAAGCCACAAGTTGCATACCGTGAAACGATTCGTAAGGTTTGCGAAGAGATCGAAGGTAAATTCGTTAAGCAGTCTGGTGGTCGTGGTCAATACGGTCACGTGGTCTTGAAGTTAGAGCCACAAGCCCCAGGTAAAGGTTTTGAATTCGTTGACGCTATTAAGGGCGGTGTTGTTCCACGTGAATACATCCCTGCGGTAGAAAAAGGCATCATCGAAACATTGAACTCCGGTATTTTGGCTGGCTATCCAGTTGTAGATATCAAAGCAACATTGTTCTTCGGTTCATACCATGACGTTGACTCCAATGAAAACGCATTTAAGATGGCGGGTTCTATGGCGTTCAAGGACGGTATGCGCAAAGCATCCCCTGTGTTGCTTGAGCCGATGATGGCTGTTGAAGTTGAAACGCCAGAAGATTTCATGGGTAACGTAATGGGTGATCTCTCATCCCGTCGCGGTATTTTGCAAGGTATGGATGACATTCCAGGCGGCGGTAAGATCGTTCGCGCTGAAGTGCCGTTGGCAGAGATGTTTGGTTACTCAACTGGCTTGCGCTCGTTGACCCAAGGTCGCGCTACCTACACCATGGAATTTAAGCATTATTCCGAAGCACCGAAGAACGTTGCTGAAGCAGTTATGGCTGCTAAAGCGAAGTAA
- the rplN gene encoding 50S ribosomal protein L14: protein MIQTESRLQVADNTGASEVLCIKVLGGSKRRYASIGDVIKVSVKSAAPRGRVKKGDIYNAVVVRTAKGVRRPDGSLIKFDGNAAVLLNAKLEPIGTRIFGPVTRELRTEKFMKIVSLAPEVI from the coding sequence ATGATACAAACCGAAAGTAGATTACAGGTTGCCGATAACACAGGCGCCAGTGAAGTGTTGTGCATCAAGGTATTGGGCGGCTCTAAGCGTCGTTACGCCAGTATCGGTGATGTCATCAAAGTCAGCGTTAAGTCTGCTGCTCCACGTGGCCGTGTTAAAAAAGGTGACATTTATAACGCCGTAGTAGTGAGAACTGCTAAGGGTGTTCGCCGTCCAGATGGTTCATTGATTAAGTTCGATGGCAACGCTGCGGTTTTGCTCAACGCTAAGTTAGAGCCAATTGGCACACGTATCTTTGGACCAGTGACGCGCGAGTTGCGTACTGAAAAGTTCATGAAGATCGTTTCTCTCGCCCCCGAAGTTATTTAA
- the rpsS gene encoding 30S ribosomal protein S19 has translation MTRSAKKGPFCDASLVKKVEVAQANKDKKPIKTWSRRSTILPDFIGLTIAVHNGRQHVPVYVSENMVGHKLGEFALTRTFKGHAADKKVTKK, from the coding sequence ATGACACGTTCAGCTAAAAAAGGCCCATTCTGCGACGCCAGCTTAGTAAAAAAAGTTGAAGTTGCACAAGCCAACAAAGACAAGAAGCCGATCAAAACTTGGTCACGCCGTTCAACAATCCTCCCAGACTTCATTGGTCTGACGATTGCTGTACATAACGGTCGTCAACACGTTCCGGTATATGTATCAGAAAACATGGTGGGTCATAAGTTAGGCGAATTTGCCTTGACCCGTACTTTCAAAGGTCACGCTGCTGACAAGAAAGTAACGAAGAAGTAA